A genome region from Nocardia sp. NBC_00565 includes the following:
- the nusB gene encoding transcription antitermination factor NusB, with translation MAEQPVDKKSTFKKLGARHKARRRAVDLLFEAEARDVDVADLLTERVELATQDQAVAPVHAYTHTLVEGVADDLDRVDGTIESYLKDWELSRLPAVDRAILRIAVWELFHANDVPPVVAVDEAVELAKELSTDDSPSFVNGVLGQVVLVAPQVRAAAAATRAPRPEPEA, from the coding sequence GTGGCGGAACAGCCCGTAGACAAGAAGTCCACCTTCAAGAAGCTCGGCGCGCGCCACAAGGCCCGCCGCCGGGCGGTCGATCTGCTGTTCGAGGCGGAGGCCCGCGACGTGGACGTGGCCGACCTGCTCACCGAGCGGGTCGAGCTGGCCACCCAGGACCAGGCGGTCGCGCCGGTGCACGCCTACACCCATACGTTGGTCGAGGGCGTCGCCGACGATCTCGACCGGGTGGACGGCACCATCGAGTCCTACCTCAAGGACTGGGAGTTGTCCCGGCTGCCCGCCGTCGACCGCGCCATCCTGCGGATCGCGGTGTGGGAGTTGTTCCACGCCAACGATGTTCCGCCGGTGGTCGCGGTCGATGAGGCGGTGGAGTTGGCCAAGGAGCTGTCCACCGATGATTCGCCGTCGTTCGTGAACGGTGTACTCGGCCAGGTCGTGCTGGTGGCTCCGCAGGTGCGTGCCGCCGCGGCCGCGACCAGGGCGCCGCGTCCGGAGCCGGAAGCGTGA
- a CDS encoding M24 family metallopeptidase: MSADHAGRGPDYAARRGALRSLLVENEVDALLVTDLVNIRYLTGFTGSNATLLVTSWDMRNAEERTVIGTDGRYLSQVAEQVPDLRAEIARATARRIVELAGEWQLGRIGYESHVVTVDQHRAFIEQKTGLEFVATPSLVEQLRMVKDPYEVEQLRAACAAGDAGLATLLERGGLRPGRTERQVARDLEWAMFEHGGEAIAFETIVATGANSAIPHHRPTEAVLATGDFVKIDFGAVIGGYHSDMTRTFVLGAASDWHREVYALVEASQRAGREALKPGAQVAEVDAAARAVIEAAGHGTLFVHGLGHGVGLQIHEAPGIAKTGTGTLLSGVAVTVEPGVYFPGRGGVRIEDTLVVREGGPDLLTNTSKDLTVVD, translated from the coding sequence ATGTCTGCTGATCACGCGGGCCGTGGGCCCGACTACGCGGCGCGGCGTGGCGCGCTGCGAAGTCTGCTGGTGGAGAACGAGGTCGACGCGCTGTTGGTCACTGATCTGGTGAACATCAGGTACCTGACCGGCTTCACCGGGTCCAATGCCACGCTGCTGGTGACCTCCTGGGATATGCGTAATGCCGAGGAGCGCACGGTGATCGGCACCGACGGGCGCTATCTGAGCCAGGTCGCCGAGCAGGTGCCGGACCTGCGCGCGGAGATCGCCAGGGCCACCGCCCGAAGAATCGTCGAGCTCGCGGGAGAGTGGCAACTCGGCCGGATCGGCTACGAGAGCCATGTCGTCACGGTCGATCAGCATCGCGCATTCATCGAGCAGAAGACCGGTTTGGAGTTCGTCGCCACGCCGAGCCTGGTCGAACAGCTGCGCATGGTCAAGGACCCTTACGAGGTCGAACAGCTGCGTGCCGCCTGCGCGGCCGGGGACGCCGGACTGGCGACTCTGCTGGAACGCGGTGGTCTGCGCCCCGGTCGCACGGAACGTCAGGTCGCCAGGGATCTGGAGTGGGCGATGTTCGAACACGGCGGTGAGGCGATCGCCTTCGAGACCATCGTGGCGACGGGCGCGAATTCGGCGATCCCGCATCACCGGCCCACCGAAGCGGTGCTCGCAACCGGCGACTTCGTCAAGATCGACTTCGGCGCCGTGATCGGCGGCTACCACTCCGATATGACCCGCACCTTCGTGCTCGGTGCCGCCTCTGACTGGCACCGCGAGGTGTACGCGCTGGTCGAGGCGTCGCAGCGGGCCGGACGCGAGGCGCTGAAGCCGGGCGCGCAGGTCGCCGAGGTGGACGCGGCGGCGCGCGCGGTGATCGAGGCGGCCGGGCACGGCACGCTGTTCGTGCACGGACTCGGGCACGGCGTCGGACTGCAGATCCACGAAGCGCCGGGGATCGCCAAAACCGGAACCGGTACACTTCTGTCTGGCGTGGCGGTGACCGTCGAACCAGGTGTGTACTTCCCCGGCCGCGGCGGCGTCCGGATCGAGGACACGCTCGTGGTGCGCGAGGGGGGCCCGGATCTGCTCACCAACACCAGCAAAGACCTGACCGTCGTCGACTGA
- a CDS encoding shikimate dehydrogenase, with product MVDGRAGSRRAAVLGKPIAHSRSPQLHLAAYRALGLDWTYERIECSAEELPGLVDGLGPEWVGLSVTMPGKEAALAYASERTERAVLVGSANTLVRIDAGWRADCTDVDGVLGALRGGGVSELTEAVVLGAGGTARPALLALSELGAKAVTVVARDAGRAHGAVDLAERLGMSAAVVGFDADAVGVVCANAGAVVSTVPAEAAAVVAQAVAMAPVVLDAIYNPWPTPLAQAVARAGHTVVSGLEMLLNQAYGQVEQFTGRPAPRAEMAAAIKL from the coding sequence ATAGTGGACGGTAGGGCAGGGTCGCGCAGGGCGGCGGTGCTCGGTAAACCGATCGCGCATTCGCGGTCGCCGCAGCTGCATCTGGCCGCCTATCGCGCGCTCGGGCTGGACTGGACCTATGAGCGGATCGAGTGCTCGGCCGAGGAACTGCCCGGGTTGGTCGACGGGCTCGGCCCCGAGTGGGTCGGACTGTCGGTGACCATGCCGGGTAAAGAGGCCGCGCTGGCGTACGCGAGCGAGCGCACCGAACGTGCCGTGCTGGTCGGCTCGGCAAACACGCTGGTTCGGATCGATGCCGGTTGGCGTGCCGACTGCACCGATGTGGACGGGGTCCTCGGCGCGCTGCGCGGTGGGGGTGTCAGCGAACTCACCGAGGCCGTTGTGCTCGGTGCGGGTGGGACGGCGCGCCCGGCGCTGCTCGCGCTGTCCGAGCTCGGTGCGAAGGCGGTTACCGTCGTCGCCCGGGATGCCGGAAGGGCGCACGGCGCAGTCGATCTCGCGGAACGACTCGGTATGAGCGCCGCCGTGGTCGGCTTCGACGCGGACGCGGTCGGCGTGGTGTGCGCGAACGCCGGCGCGGTGGTGAGCACCGTTCCGGCGGAGGCGGCCGCGGTCGTCGCGCAAGCGGTGGCGATGGCACCGGTGGTGCTCGACGCGATCTACAACCCGTGGCCGACGCCGCTGGCCCAGGCGGTCGCGCGGGCTGGCCACACCGTGGTGAGCGGGCTGGAGATGCTGCTGAACCAGGCCTACGGGCAGGTCGAGCAGTTCACCGGCCGACCGGCTCCGCGCGCGGAAATGGCCGCGGCGATAAAACTGTAA
- a CDS encoding B-4DMT family transporter, with product MNGWVLRATALGALVVVLRAALGFAMVYWPTQGSWMRPLCLVVLVAAIVFWGVLDGRKDRQVHPDPEHGSDLTIRWLKTAIGAGLGSGAISWLLDFLPKFDLGDNGLLFELTASASFIVLLVFIPGLIGVGIGRIIADRRITKSANPPVAQQPEAAATPV from the coding sequence ATGAATGGTTGGGTGTTGCGGGCCACAGCTCTTGGTGCGCTGGTTGTCGTCCTGCGTGCCGCGCTGGGATTCGCGATGGTGTACTGGCCGACCCAGGGCAGCTGGATGCGGCCGCTGTGCCTGGTCGTACTGGTCGCGGCGATCGTCTTCTGGGGTGTGCTGGACGGCCGCAAGGACCGTCAGGTCCATCCGGATCCGGAGCACGGCTCCGACCTGACCATCCGGTGGCTGAAGACCGCCATCGGCGCTGGTCTCGGCAGCGGCGCGATCTCCTGGCTGCTGGACTTTCTGCCGAAGTTCGATCTCGGTGACAACGGCCTGCTCTTCGAGCTGACCGCGTCCGCCTCCTTCATCGTCCTGCTGGTCTTCATCCCCGGCCTCATCGGCGTCGGCATCGGCCGCATCATCGCCGACCGCCGGATCACCAAGTCCGCGAACCCACCCGTTGCACAGCAGCCGGAAGCGGCCGCGACTCCCGTCTAG
- the aroB gene encoding 3-dehydroquinate synthase, whose product MSERSETPAEPSRIEVRTGSPYPVIIGRGLLGELVESVAGATKGVRTVAIFYQPPLAETAEAVRKALADQGLDAHRVEIPDAEAGKDLAVAGFCWEVLGRIGLTRNDVVVSLGGGAATDLAGFVAATWMRGVQIVHVPTTLLAMVDAAVGGKTGINTEAGKNLVGSFHEPAAVLVDLATLETVPRNEIVAGMAEIIKAGFIADPIILDLVERDPAAALDPTGDVLPELIRRAIQVKADVVAADLKESSLREILNYGHTLGHAIERRERYRWRHGAAVSVGLVFAAELGRLAGRLDDATADRHRTILAAVGLPTGYDADALPQLLDTMQTDKKTRSGVLRFVVLDGLAKPGRLEGPDPALLAAAYSAIAREDSPNSGAILL is encoded by the coding sequence GTGAGTGAGCGAAGCGAAACGCCGGCCGAGCCGAGTCGCATCGAAGTCCGCACCGGCAGCCCGTATCCGGTGATCATCGGCCGCGGCCTGCTCGGCGAGCTGGTCGAATCGGTCGCGGGCGCGACCAAGGGCGTACGCACGGTCGCGATCTTCTATCAGCCGCCGCTGGCCGAGACCGCCGAGGCGGTACGCAAAGCACTGGCCGACCAGGGTCTCGACGCGCACCGGGTCGAGATCCCGGACGCCGAGGCGGGTAAGGATCTGGCCGTCGCGGGCTTCTGCTGGGAGGTGCTCGGCCGCATCGGCCTGACCCGCAACGACGTGGTGGTGAGCCTCGGTGGCGGTGCGGCGACCGACCTGGCCGGATTCGTCGCCGCCACCTGGATGCGCGGGGTGCAGATCGTGCACGTGCCGACCACGCTGCTGGCCATGGTCGACGCGGCCGTCGGCGGCAAGACCGGCATCAATACCGAGGCGGGCAAGAACCTCGTCGGCAGCTTCCACGAACCCGCGGCGGTGCTGGTGGATCTGGCGACGCTGGAGACGGTGCCACGCAACGAGATCGTCGCGGGCATGGCCGAGATCATCAAGGCCGGTTTCATCGCCGACCCGATCATCCTGGACCTGGTGGAACGGGATCCCGCGGCCGCACTCGACCCCACCGGCGATGTGCTGCCGGAGCTGATCCGCCGGGCGATCCAGGTCAAGGCCGACGTCGTCGCCGCCGATCTCAAGGAATCCAGCCTGCGCGAGATCCTCAACTATGGCCACACCCTCGGCCACGCCATCGAGCGGCGCGAGCGCTACCGCTGGCGGCACGGCGCGGCCGTCTCGGTCGGACTGGTCTTCGCCGCCGAACTCGGCCGCCTCGCCGGTCGCCTCGACGATGCGACCGCCGATCGGCACCGCACCATCCTGGCCGCCGTCGGCCTGCCGACCGGCTACGACGCCGATGCCCTCCCCCAGCTCCTGGACACCATGCAGACCGACAAGAAGACCCGTTCGGGTGTCCTGCGCTTCGTCGTCCTCGACGGCCTCGCCAAACCGGGCCGTCTCGAAGGCCCCGACCCCGCCCTCCTCGCCGCCGCCTACTCCGCGATCGCCCGCGAGGACAGCCCCAACAGCGGCGCCATCCTCCTCTAG
- the aroC gene encoding chorismate synthase, with product MLRWITAGESHGPALVTILEGMVAGVEVTSDEISAQLARRRLGYGRGARMKFEADKVTVIGGVRHGRTMGGPVAIEIANSEWPKWTTVMSADPVDEAELAELARNAPLTRPRPGHADYSGMLKYNFDDARNVLERASARETAARVAAGTVARNFLRQAFGVEVVSHVVSIGTAANTTGLVPTATDLAAIDESPVRAFGKDAEAAMIAEIEAAKKDGDTLGGVVEVVVEGLPVGLGSFISGADRLDSRLAGALMGIQAIKGVEVGDGFETARRRGSQAHDEMKPGPDGVLRSTNRAGGLEGGMTNGEPLRVRAAMKPISTVPRALSTVDMTTGEEAVAIHQRSDVCAVPAAGVVAESMVALVVAQAALEKFGGDSLVETLDNITSYVKRVGARPHVPQ from the coding sequence GTGCTGCGCTGGATAACTGCCGGAGAATCCCATGGTCCCGCTCTCGTCACCATCCTCGAGGGGATGGTGGCCGGTGTCGAGGTGACATCGGACGAGATCTCCGCACAGTTGGCGCGCCGTCGGCTCGGGTACGGGCGCGGCGCCCGGATGAAGTTCGAGGCCGACAAGGTCACCGTGATCGGCGGGGTACGCCACGGTCGCACCATGGGCGGACCAGTGGCCATCGAGATCGCGAACTCCGAATGGCCGAAATGGACGACGGTCATGTCCGCGGATCCGGTGGACGAGGCCGAACTGGCCGAACTGGCCCGCAACGCACCGCTGACCCGGCCCCGGCCGGGCCATGCCGACTACTCCGGCATGCTCAAGTACAACTTCGACGATGCCCGCAATGTGTTGGAACGGGCCAGCGCCCGGGAGACCGCCGCGCGGGTCGCGGCGGGCACGGTCGCGAGGAACTTCCTGCGGCAAGCCTTCGGTGTGGAGGTCGTTTCGCACGTCGTCTCGATCGGCACCGCAGCCAACACCACTGGCCTCGTGCCGACCGCGACGGATCTGGCCGCGATCGACGAGAGTCCGGTGCGCGCGTTCGGTAAGGACGCCGAGGCCGCGATGATCGCCGAGATCGAGGCCGCCAAGAAGGACGGCGACACCCTCGGCGGTGTAGTCGAGGTGGTCGTGGAGGGTTTGCCCGTCGGGCTCGGCTCCTTCATCAGTGGTGCGGACCGGCTCGATTCACGACTCGCGGGCGCGCTCATGGGCATTCAGGCCATCAAGGGCGTCGAGGTCGGCGACGGTTTCGAGACCGCGCGCCGCCGCGGCAGCCAGGCGCACGATGAGATGAAGCCGGGCCCGGACGGCGTGCTGCGCTCGACGAACCGCGCGGGTGGTCTCGAGGGCGGTATGACCAACGGCGAACCGCTGCGCGTGCGCGCCGCGATGAAGCCCATCTCGACTGTGCCGCGCGCGCTGTCGACGGTCGATATGACCACCGGCGAAGAGGCGGTCGCCATCCACCAGCGCTCGGACGTCTGTGCCGTGCCCGCGGCGGGTGTGGTGGCCGAGTCCATGGTCGCGCTGGTCGTCGCGCAGGCCGCGCTGGAGAAGTTCGGCGGCGATTCGCTGGTCGAGACCCTCGACAACATCACCAGCTACGTCAAGCGCGTCGGCGCCCGCCCACACGTGCCGCAATGA
- a CDS encoding A24 family peptidase, with translation MSPIAFFLLVAWCAALTAFDIRHCRLPNSLTAAGAVIIFGYALFTTQFTAASVGAMLLALPYLVVHLAAPDAFGAGDVKLAVGLGAVAALGGAQSWVAAALAAPVLTATAGVAVLTVRRIRAGDDRAGPHPLPHGPAMCFATVLSLAAVHA, from the coding sequence ATGTCCCCCATCGCCTTTTTCCTGCTGGTGGCCTGGTGCGCCGCACTTACCGCATTCGATATCCGGCACTGCCGCCTGCCGAATTCACTCACCGCGGCCGGTGCCGTGATCATCTTCGGATATGCGCTTTTCACAACACAATTCACCGCCGCGTCCGTCGGTGCGATGCTGCTCGCGCTGCCGTATCTGGTGGTGCATCTCGCCGCTCCGGATGCGTTCGGCGCAGGGGATGTGAAGCTCGCCGTCGGACTCGGTGCGGTGGCCGCGCTCGGCGGCGCGCAGTCCTGGGTGGCGGCGGCACTCGCGGCCCCGGTACTCACCGCGACCGCAGGCGTCGCCGTACTGACCGTGCGGCGGATTCGCGCGGGTGACGATCGCGCCGGACCGCACCCGCTGCCGCACGGACCCGCGATGTGCTTCGCGACGGTGCTGAGCCTTGCCGCGGTGCACGCCTAG
- a CDS encoding endolytic transglycosylase MltG — translation MTDRWARAEERFRQREADRRYRRNDQAWEQYEDDTNVIPRYTDDDQDESLAAGRSRRAAPQRAEHADAAPRRGRGPNAQRGESAQRGEGSQPRRSRGDGLGGGRSGAGAGAARTGRPGRNRPERGEGSAEERSESRSERQRGGSSRGRRSRMASRKAAERKKRRRHLWLIGAMFVLLFIGAAAFAGMKIAKMFGAPEDYAGPVGPLVVVQVQPGDTSNQIADAMQQKGIVASSEAFFQAAVRNSNMNSVQPGYYAIPSHSPAAQAVTALLSKESRVGNLVVSEGRQLHDQQDVNTGSRKDGIYRKIADASCVGTGTNKKCVTYDQLDAAGAGMDLPALGVPSWAEQRVRDVPDRSRQLEGLIAAGTWDFDPSGTPEQILKQVVSASARSYESTGLLQSGTETKLNPYQTLIAASLVEREALPQDMGKVARVIVNRLDVNQPLQFDSTVNYALDRTEVATTDTDRAKRTPWNTYAMPGLPATPISAPSLNALRAMENPEAGTWLYFVTVDKQGTTLFTESYSEHLRNIEKARQSGILDSGR, via the coding sequence ATGACGGATCGATGGGCGCGAGCCGAGGAACGGTTCCGACAGCGTGAGGCTGATCGGCGTTACCGGCGAAACGATCAAGCGTGGGAACAGTACGAGGACGACACCAACGTCATACCGCGCTACACCGACGATGATCAGGACGAGTCGCTCGCGGCCGGGCGTTCGCGTCGCGCGGCACCGCAGCGGGCCGAGCACGCGGATGCGGCTCCGCGGCGCGGACGCGGGCCGAACGCGCAACGTGGCGAGAGTGCCCAACGCGGCGAGGGTTCGCAGCCCCGGCGCTCCCGCGGTGACGGGTTGGGCGGCGGGCGGTCCGGAGCCGGGGCCGGGGCCGCGCGGACCGGGCGGCCCGGTCGGAACCGGCCCGAGCGCGGCGAGGGCAGTGCCGAGGAGCGTTCGGAATCCCGGTCGGAGCGCCAGCGCGGCGGATCCTCGCGCGGCCGACGTTCGCGGATGGCCTCCCGCAAGGCCGCCGAGCGCAAGAAGCGCCGCCGGCATCTGTGGCTCATCGGCGCGATGTTCGTATTGCTGTTCATCGGCGCGGCGGCGTTCGCGGGCATGAAGATCGCGAAGATGTTCGGCGCGCCCGAGGATTACGCGGGCCCGGTCGGGCCGCTCGTGGTGGTGCAGGTGCAGCCCGGTGACACCTCGAACCAGATCGCGGACGCGATGCAGCAGAAGGGGATCGTCGCGAGCAGCGAGGCCTTCTTCCAAGCGGCCGTGCGCAATTCGAATATGAACTCGGTGCAGCCGGGGTACTACGCGATCCCGAGTCACAGTCCGGCCGCACAGGCGGTGACGGCGCTGCTCAGCAAGGAATCGCGGGTCGGCAATCTGGTCGTCTCCGAGGGACGACAGCTGCACGACCAGCAGGACGTGAACACCGGCTCGCGCAAGGACGGCATCTACCGCAAGATCGCCGACGCCAGTTGCGTCGGCACCGGCACCAATAAGAAGTGCGTCACCTACGACCAGCTCGACGCGGCCGGTGCGGGCATGGATCTGCCCGCGCTCGGTGTGCCGAGCTGGGCCGAGCAGCGGGTGCGTGATGTGCCCGATCGCAGCAGGCAGCTGGAGGGCTTGATCGCCGCCGGCACTTGGGACTTCGATCCGAGCGGGACGCCGGAGCAGATCCTCAAGCAAGTGGTGAGCGCCAGCGCGCGCAGCTACGAATCGACCGGGCTGCTGCAGTCCGGCACCGAGACGAAGCTGAATCCGTATCAGACCCTGATCGCCGCATCGCTGGTGGAACGCGAAGCACTGCCGCAGGATATGGGCAAGGTCGCACGGGTGATCGTGAACCGGCTGGACGTCAATCAGCCGCTGCAGTTCGACTCGACGGTGAACTACGCGCTGGATCGCACCGAGGTTGCGACCACCGACACCGACCGAGCCAAGCGGACGCCGTGGAATACCTACGCCATGCCGGGCCTGCCCGCCACGCCGATCTCCGCGCCGTCGTTGAACGCGTTGCGTGCCATGGAGAATCCGGAGGCGGGGACCTGGCTGTACTTCGTGACGGTCGACAAACAGGGGACCACCTTGTTCACCGAGAGTTACAGCGAGCATCTGCGCAATATCGAAAAGGCCAGGCAGAGCGGGATTCTCGATAGTGGACGGTAG
- the efp gene encoding elongation factor P: MADTSDFKNGLVLKIDGQLQQIIEFQHVKPGKGPAFVRTKLKNVLSGKVVDKTFNAGVKVETATVDRRDMTYLYHDGTDYVFMDGDTFDQISIAEETIGPGARFLLENMTVQVATHEGAPLYVELPVTVELEVQHTDIGLQGDRSTGGTKPATLETGAEVQVPLFINTGDKLRIDSRDGSYLGRVNA, from the coding sequence GTGGCGGACACCAGCGACTTCAAGAACGGCCTCGTGCTGAAGATCGACGGTCAGCTCCAGCAGATCATCGAATTCCAGCACGTCAAGCCGGGTAAGGGCCCCGCATTCGTGCGGACCAAGCTGAAGAACGTGCTGTCCGGCAAGGTCGTCGACAAGACCTTCAACGCGGGCGTCAAGGTGGAGACCGCCACCGTCGACCGTCGCGATATGACCTACCTGTACCACGACGGCACGGATTACGTCTTCATGGACGGCGACACCTTCGACCAGATCTCGATCGCCGAAGAGACCATCGGCCCCGGCGCGCGCTTCCTGCTGGAGAACATGACCGTGCAGGTCGCCACCCACGAGGGCGCGCCGCTCTACGTCGAGCTCCCGGTCACGGTCGAGCTCGAGGTGCAGCACACCGATATCGGCCTGCAGGGTGACCGCTCCACCGGCGGTACCAAGCCCGCCACCTTGGAGACCGGTGCCGAGGTGCAGGTGCCGCTGTTCATCAACACCGGCGACAAGCTGCGTATCGACTCGCGCGATGGCAGCTACCTCGGCCGCGTGAACGCCTGA